A genomic region of Halostagnicola larsenii XH-48 contains the following coding sequences:
- a CDS encoding metallophosphoesterase: MATEYVFISDLHIGGDQQLTTLDFKDELLSFLEGLEERDSDVELIINGDAFGLWEYAEVTGTDKLERVIEDHPQVFEQFRKTGEEIDITLIPGNHDYDLACYSSYVDRLAEYNVTLEPEIVITREVAGGTIWIEHGQQHDANNRMPDWGNPAALPVGYFVVQRIVAAAGQYSEHARGNWLRDIQSVAPMEEIPRWLLSNYFYREMSPLLRTIVIPLLLFFNITLLYLFGTVLEAIGLLPADFFTDNPLVQALGVADIVLELIIATNIVIIAVLLLLAIPFWLFRRDLRHTLERFGVMLSGVRVGQGDRPFLNAARDTFESHSRVAVFVYGHTHRASLTKWGDRAVVNTGTWLKKLQHVKTRFSRLPGIYYPSFRLNYFRIFSEGDRIVVEYEVIETDQPRDLTWFQRLVARRPPAPPAIPERTVLDPDGELELPASDETPGSESDPDPDLLRTNDPEIDD; this comes from the coding sequence ATGGCCACCGAGTACGTCTTCATCAGCGACCTTCACATCGGCGGCGACCAGCAGTTGACGACGCTCGACTTCAAAGACGAACTGCTCTCGTTTCTCGAGGGTCTCGAGGAACGGGACAGCGACGTCGAGTTAATCATCAACGGCGACGCCTTCGGCCTCTGGGAGTACGCCGAGGTGACGGGGACGGACAAACTCGAACGGGTAATCGAAGACCACCCGCAGGTGTTCGAACAGTTTCGAAAAACCGGCGAGGAGATCGACATCACGCTCATCCCGGGGAACCACGACTACGACCTCGCGTGTTACTCCTCCTACGTGGACCGACTCGCGGAGTACAACGTCACCTTAGAGCCCGAGATCGTTATCACCCGCGAAGTCGCCGGCGGCACGATCTGGATTGAACACGGCCAGCAACACGACGCGAACAACCGGATGCCCGACTGGGGGAACCCGGCCGCGCTGCCGGTCGGCTACTTCGTCGTCCAACGGATCGTCGCCGCCGCCGGGCAGTACTCCGAACACGCCAGGGGGAACTGGCTCCGGGACATCCAGTCGGTCGCCCCGATGGAGGAAATTCCCCGCTGGTTGCTCTCGAACTACTTCTACCGGGAGATGAGTCCGCTCCTGCGGACGATCGTCATCCCGCTATTGCTCTTTTTCAACATTACGCTGCTCTACCTGTTCGGCACCGTCCTCGAGGCGATCGGGCTCCTTCCAGCGGACTTTTTCACCGACAATCCGCTGGTCCAAGCGCTCGGAGTCGCCGACATCGTCCTCGAGCTCATCATCGCTACGAACATCGTCATCATCGCCGTGTTGCTCCTGCTCGCGATTCCGTTCTGGCTGTTCAGGCGGGACCTTAGGCACACGCTCGAGCGCTTCGGTGTCATGCTGTCGGGAGTGCGCGTCGGCCAAGGCGACCGGCCGTTCCTGAACGCGGCTAGGGACACTTTTGAGTCACATTCTAGGGTCGCGGTCTTCGTCTACGGTCACACCCACCGGGCGTCGCTCACGAAGTGGGGCGATCGAGCTGTCGTCAACACCGGAACCTGGCTGAAGAAGCTCCAGCACGTCAAAACGCGCTTCTCGCGGCTGCCGGGGATCTACTATCCCTCATTCCGACTGAACTACTTCCGGATCTTCTCCGAGGGCGACCGGATCGTCGTCGAGTACGAGGTGATCGAGACGGATCAGCCGCGTGACCTCACATGGTTTCAGCGGCTGGTCGCGCGCCGACCCCCGGCACCGCCGGCGATTCCCGAGCGGACCGTGCTCGATCCCGACGGCGAACTCGAGCTACCGGCATCTGACGAAACACCCGGAAGCGAATCCGATCCCGATCCCGATCTACTGCGCACCAACGATCCCGAGATCGATGACTAA
- a CDS encoding alpha/beta fold hydrolase, producing MARVEVEENVELFVQDWGSGTPFVFIHGWPLSHRMFEYQYIQLPREDIRCIGIDLRGYGQSSKPWSEYDIDMFADDIKSVLDELNVDDVTLVGFSMGGGIVTRYMSRHNEEHVGRLALLGAASPVLTERPDFPEGIDKAVFTDLAKGCYQDRAKVSSEFTNSIFHSEPSTELKDWFQNMSMESSPQAMADSIESVGDMDLRSDLNDITVPTLICHGVHDQACPFELTAEKLHEGIENAELVRFEESSHALFYEEKEKLNQQLVEFSEYTQ from the coding sequence ATGGCTCGAGTAGAAGTTGAAGAAAATGTGGAACTGTTCGTTCAGGATTGGGGATCAGGTACTCCCTTCGTGTTTATCCATGGTTGGCCATTGAGTCACAGGATGTTCGAGTACCAATACATCCAACTCCCAAGAGAGGATATTCGGTGTATCGGCATCGACCTCCGCGGATATGGACAATCGAGTAAGCCATGGAGCGAATACGATATCGATATGTTCGCTGACGATATTAAGTCGGTTCTCGATGAATTGAACGTCGATGATGTAACACTTGTGGGTTTTTCAATGGGGGGCGGCATCGTCACGCGGTATATGAGTCGACATAACGAAGAACACGTGGGGCGATTGGCGCTACTTGGTGCTGCGAGCCCTGTTCTGACCGAAAGACCGGACTTCCCGGAAGGCATCGATAAAGCTGTATTCACGGACCTTGCTAAGGGATGCTACCAAGACCGAGCGAAGGTAAGCAGTGAGTTCACCAATTCGATATTTCATTCCGAACCGAGTACTGAACTGAAAGATTGGTTCCAGAATATGAGCATGGAATCATCGCCGCAGGCGATGGCCGATTCGATCGAATCGGTCGGTGACATGGATCTTCGTTCTGACCTCAATGATATCACTGTTCCGACGCTTATCTGTCACGGCGTCCACGATCAGGCCTGTCCATTCGAGCTGACAGCGGAAAAACTCCACGAGGGAATTGAGAACGCAGAACTTGTTCGCTTTGAAGAGAGCAGTCACGCACTCTTCTACGAGGAGAAGGAGAAACTGAACCAACAGTTGGTAGAATTCAGCGAATACACCCAGTGA
- a CDS encoding acyl-CoA dehydrogenase family protein has translation MLDFVRLEEDLGQEERMIRDTARKFVDDHVKPDIGEHFENGTFPRELIPKMGELGFYAPNLEGYGSPNVSETAYGLLMQELEAGDSGLRSMASVQGALVMYPIHAYGSEEQKAEWLPAMGRGEMIGCFGLTEPEHGSNPSAMESYAERDGDGYVLNGAKTWITNSPIADVAVVWARDRSAEDDPVRGFLVETDRDGVSTNKITEKLSLRASITGEIGLNDVRVPEENVLPGVSGMKGPLSCLTQARYGIAWGAVGAARDCFEEARRYAKDRDQFGGPIGRFQLQQRKLAEMGTQITLAQLLAHRLAELKERGEMRPQHVSMAKRNNVRTARDQARIAREMLGGNGITTDYSPMRHMANMETVYTYEGTHDIHTLILGEEFTGLQAYQ, from the coding sequence ATGCTCGATTTCGTGCGGCTCGAGGAGGACTTGGGCCAGGAAGAGCGCATGATCCGGGATACGGCTCGGAAGTTCGTCGACGATCACGTCAAGCCCGACATCGGCGAACACTTCGAGAACGGAACCTTCCCGAGAGAGTTGATCCCGAAGATGGGCGAACTCGGCTTCTACGCGCCGAATCTCGAGGGTTACGGCTCGCCGAACGTCTCCGAGACGGCGTACGGGCTCCTGATGCAGGAACTCGAGGCCGGCGACTCGGGGCTGCGATCGATGGCCTCGGTGCAAGGAGCGCTCGTGATGTACCCGATCCACGCCTACGGGAGCGAGGAGCAGAAAGCGGAGTGGCTGCCCGCGATGGGGCGGGGCGAGATGATCGGCTGTTTCGGTCTTACCGAACCCGAACACGGCTCGAATCCGTCGGCGATGGAGTCCTACGCTGAGCGCGACGGTGACGGCTACGTCCTGAACGGTGCGAAGACGTGGATCACGAATTCCCCGATCGCAGACGTCGCCGTCGTCTGGGCGCGCGACCGCTCGGCCGAGGACGATCCCGTCCGCGGGTTCCTCGTCGAAACCGACCGCGACGGCGTCTCGACCAACAAGATTACCGAGAAGCTCTCCCTGCGCGCGTCAATCACGGGCGAGATCGGGCTCAACGACGTCCGCGTCCCCGAGGAGAACGTCCTGCCCGGTGTCTCCGGCATGAAGGGGCCGCTGTCCTGTCTCACGCAGGCCCGCTACGGCATCGCCTGGGGCGCGGTCGGAGCGGCGCGGGACTGCTTCGAGGAGGCCCGCCGATACGCCAAAGACCGCGACCAGTTCGGCGGTCCGATCGGGCGGTTCCAACTCCAACAGCGCAAACTCGCGGAGATGGGAACTCAGATCACGCTGGCGCAACTGCTGGCACACCGGCTCGCCGAACTCAAAGAGCGCGGAGAGATGCGACCACAGCACGTCTCGATGGCGAAGCGCAACAACGTCCGGACGGCCCGCGACCAGGCCCGGATCGCCCGCGAGATGCTCGGCGGCAACGGCATCACCACGGACTACTCCCCGATGCGACACATGGCCAACATGGAGACGGTCTACACTTACGAGGGCACCCACGACATCCACACACTAATCCTCGGCGAGGAGTTCACCGGGTTACAGGCCTACCAATGA
- a CDS encoding long-chain-fatty-acid--CoA ligase — MTNLVTDVAETVATYPDSTAIAYQRSELTYEEFWERAGRFAQALDDRGIDEGDRVGIYLPNLPQFVTAFYGTLRAGGIIVPMNPQYKAREISHMLGDSGAKAVVALSDLVPNVLEVRDDTDVERIVSVGGNADGATEFGDFLADDTKEVVDRADDDVAVQPYTSGTTGTPKGVLLTHYNLAFTTRANADVPPGGFEASDRLIGTLPLFHIYGMSVVMNGAMYSGGTYYPVPEWDTPAVMDQLEEDGITIMFAVPAMFNDMINQPDAAEYEFEALRFANSGGSSLPMEVLDRFEELWGVQLNEGYGLTETSPVTHANTNRNRRKGSIGQPLEGVEAKIVDSAERSSVDRSDADGPPQDEDFEEVPRVEEGPIDEEEADLDAITGELVVHGPNVMKEYYGLPEANEESFTYEDGKRWFHTGDIGYWDEDSFFYVVDREKHMIVTGGYNVYPREVEELLFEHEDVADAAVVGIPDERRGETVKAFVVPASIASGSSSNEQSESDGVPTPDAGATPEDIKQYCLANLAEYKHPREVEFIEELPRTTTGKVQKFELRDEG; from the coding sequence ATGACAAATCTCGTGACAGACGTTGCCGAGACCGTGGCGACGTACCCGGATTCGACCGCGATCGCGTATCAGAGATCCGAACTGACCTACGAGGAGTTCTGGGAGCGCGCCGGGCGGTTCGCACAGGCTCTGGACGACCGCGGCATCGACGAGGGCGACCGCGTCGGGATCTACCTGCCGAACCTGCCGCAGTTCGTCACGGCCTTCTACGGCACGCTGCGCGCCGGCGGGATCATCGTCCCGATGAACCCCCAGTACAAGGCTCGAGAGATCAGCCACATGCTCGGCGACAGCGGGGCCAAAGCGGTCGTCGCGCTGTCCGATCTCGTTCCGAACGTTCTCGAGGTACGGGACGACACCGACGTCGAACGGATCGTCAGCGTGGGCGGAAACGCCGACGGCGCCACCGAGTTCGGCGACTTCCTCGCGGACGACACCAAGGAGGTCGTCGATCGGGCGGACGACGATGTCGCGGTCCAGCCCTACACGTCCGGGACGACCGGCACTCCAAAGGGCGTCCTGTTGACCCACTACAACCTGGCGTTCACGACGCGGGCCAACGCAGACGTCCCGCCGGGCGGCTTCGAGGCCTCCGACCGGCTCATCGGCACGCTCCCGTTGTTCCACATCTACGGCATGTCCGTCGTCATGAACGGCGCGATGTACAGCGGCGGGACGTACTACCCCGTCCCGGAGTGGGACACACCGGCGGTCATGGACCAACTGGAAGAGGACGGGATCACGATCATGTTCGCTGTCCCCGCGATGTTCAACGACATGATCAACCAGCCCGACGCCGCCGAGTACGAGTTCGAGGCGCTTCGGTTCGCCAACTCCGGCGGCTCGAGCCTCCCGATGGAGGTGCTCGACCGGTTCGAGGAGCTGTGGGGCGTCCAGCTCAACGAGGGCTACGGCCTAACCGAGACGAGCCCGGTCACGCACGCGAACACGAACCGGAACCGCCGGAAGGGAAGCATCGGCCAGCCCCTCGAGGGCGTCGAGGCGAAGATCGTCGATAGCGCGGAACGGAGTTCCGTTGATCGTTCGGACGCCGATGGGCCGCCCCAAGACGAGGATTTCGAGGAAGTGCCGCGCGTCGAGGAGGGACCGATCGACGAGGAGGAGGCGGATCTCGACGCGATCACGGGCGAGCTGGTCGTCCACGGCCCGAACGTGATGAAGGAGTACTACGGCCTGCCGGAGGCCAACGAGGAGTCGTTCACCTACGAGGACGGCAAGCGCTGGTTCCACACCGGCGACATCGGCTACTGGGACGAGGATTCCTTCTTCTACGTCGTCGACCGCGAGAAGCACATGATCGTCACCGGCGGCTACAACGTCTACCCGCGGGAAGTCGAGGAGCTCCTCTTCGAACACGAGGACGTCGCCGACGCCGCCGTCGTCGGGATCCCGGACGAGCGCCGCGGCGAGACGGTCAAAGCGTTCGTCGTTCCCGCGAGCATCGCGAGCGGGAGCTCGTCGAACGAGCAAAGCGAGTCCGACGGTGTCCCCACGCCGGACGCCGGAGCGACGCCCGAGGACATCAAACAGTACTGTCTGGCGAACCTCGCCGAGTACAAGCATCCCCGCGAGGTCGAGTTCATCGAGGAACTGCCGCGGACGACGACCGGCAAGGTTCAGAAGTTCGAACTCCGCGACGAAGGCTGA